In the Deltaproteobacteria bacterium genome, one interval contains:
- a CDS encoding tetratricopeptide repeat protein, protein MALHHDACRSGAGVAIQTERKGWVTTMKPSRVIAGFILILLEVLVLYRGNLRAGFLWDDTSLILKDPKVHENRSIPQIFSSPFGPIGQGRQSAYYRPVTSITYLMNYDLSGRAPFSYHLFNIVMHGLVSFEVFILIWFLLDAYWIAMVSALLFAAHPARAPSVAWIAGRTDILCSFFLLPALIFYIRRKRGCSPAVSLVLSCIAFLLALGSKELAFVFPATILLVDLHESRGKNRDLRAVIGWRDFSIYTLILAAFVVVHRVVIGRVGAGLGSIRVADWLVNVPVNLAQYLRISLLPVHLSGFYFLKGVSFSGSVVIDVAFLFLLFFLRKERTVLFGGLWFIIFLLPVLGFMPINSLYASADHMSYLPSVGLFIVGASIARSTLKNASAVSPGMLAAVAVSGVLVLYAAGTMQRIPNFDNEVSFFGTLSRAYPEDGYFYGMLGQALIDRNDLTGAEKSLKKGVSIDPGNWRLWFDMSELALKKNDYRKAGEYLKRASRLDGAESPVFNNLGNLYFISKDYSAAEDAYRKALKRNPYYYDAMYNLARAYLLTGNPAGAAKVSERFIRLAPEGYRAQKNDLRTRFGLSKGPPG, encoded by the coding sequence ATGGCGCTACATCATGATGCTTGTAGAAGCGGCGCCGGAGTCGCTATTCAAACGGAGCGGAAGGGGTGGGTGACGACGATGAAACCGTCACGGGTTATCGCCGGGTTCATTCTGATATTGCTGGAAGTACTCGTCCTCTATAGGGGAAACCTGCGTGCCGGGTTTCTCTGGGATGATACCAGCCTGATCCTGAAGGACCCGAAGGTGCATGAGAACCGGTCTATCCCGCAGATATTTTCCAGCCCCTTCGGTCCGATCGGGCAAGGAAGGCAGTCCGCCTACTACCGTCCCGTTACATCGATAACCTATCTGATGAACTATGATCTTTCGGGGCGAGCCCCTTTCTCCTATCACCTGTTCAATATCGTCATGCACGGTCTGGTCTCGTTCGAGGTCTTTATCCTCATATGGTTCCTGCTGGACGCTTATTGGATTGCCATGGTCTCGGCCCTCCTGTTCGCCGCCCATCCGGCCCGTGCTCCGTCGGTCGCATGGATCGCCGGGCGGACCGACATACTCTGTTCATTCTTTCTTCTGCCGGCGCTGATCTTTTACATCCGGCGGAAAAGGGGATGTAGCCCAGCCGTCTCGCTCGTGCTTTCATGTATCGCCTTCCTCCTTGCGCTCGGTTCGAAGGAATTGGCGTTTGTCTTCCCCGCAACCATCCTCCTCGTCGACCTGCACGAGTCGCGTGGAAAGAACCGGGATCTTCGAGCGGTGATTGGATGGAGAGATTTCAGCATCTATACGCTCATTCTTGCAGCTTTCGTCGTCGTACATCGCGTCGTGATCGGCAGGGTGGGGGCCGGCCTCGGGTCGATCAGGGTTGCCGACTGGCTGGTGAATGTTCCGGTTAACCTGGCGCAGTATCTCCGCATATCCCTTCTGCCTGTTCACCTGAGCGGATTCTATTTCCTCAAAGGGGTATCTTTCTCCGGCTCCGTGGTGATTGACGTTGCATTCCTGTTCCTGCTCTTTTTTCTTCGCAAAGAGCGGACGGTCCTTTTCGGGGGGCTGTGGTTCATCATCTTTCTCCTGCCGGTCCTCGGATTCATGCCGATCAACAGCCTGTACGCATCAGCGGACCACATGAGTTATCTTCCATCCGTCGGGCTCTTCATTGTCGGCGCCTCCATTGCGCGCTCTACGTTAAAGAATGCCTCCGCTGTCTCGCCGGGCATGTTGGCCGCCGTTGCCGTGTCAGGGGTGCTGGTATTGTATGCGGCAGGCACGATGCAGCGGATACCGAATTTCGATAATGAGGTTTCGTTCTTCGGTACGCTTTCCAGGGCATATCCCGAAGATGGCTATTTCTACGGTATGCTGGGACAGGCCCTGATTGACCGGAACGACTTGACCGGAGCGGAGAAGAGCCTGAAAAAGGGAGTATCGATCGATCCGGGCAACTGGCGACTCTGGTTCGACATGAGCGAACTGGCCCTGAAGAAAAATGATTACAGAAAGGCCGGGGAATATCTGAAGAGGGCGTCACGACTTGACGGAGCCGAGAGTCCCGTTTTCAACAATCTCGGGAATCTCTATTTTATATCGAAGGACTACTCTGCAGCCGAGGATGCCTACAGAAAGGCGTTGAAGCGCAACCCCTACTATTACGATGCCATGTACAACCTGGCGAGGGCCTATCTGCTGACAGGAAACCCGGCTGGCGCCGCCAAGGTCTCCGAACGGTTTATTCGTTTGGCGCCCGAGGGCTACCGGGCGCAGAAAAATGATCTGCGTACACGGTTTGGACTGTCGAAAGGTCCTCCCGGATAG
- a CDS encoding SDR family oxidoreductase, which translates to MSILLIIGAKSDIARAVALEYARHGWDLILAARDAGETLAPLVADIGVRTGRRAEARELDILDFDSHEAFYEGLGEKPLGVVSAVGFLGDQERAEHDPVEARRIINTNYTGVAGLLDIVAGDLERRREGFIIGISSVAGDRGRGSNYIYGSAKAGLTAYLSGLRNRLYGAGVHVMTVKPGFVRTRMTAGMNLPSLLTSTPEAVARSIYRGQQRRRNVIYTHWIWRYIMMLVEAAPESLFKRSGRGG; encoded by the coding sequence ATGAGTATTCTGCTGATCATCGGGGCCAAGAGCGATATTGCAAGAGCGGTTGCGCTCGAGTATGCCCGGCACGGCTGGGACCTGATCCTTGCTGCGCGGGATGCCGGGGAGACACTTGCTCCCTTGGTGGCGGACATTGGTGTGAGGACCGGACGCAGGGCCGAGGCGAGGGAACTTGACATACTCGACTTTGATTCACACGAGGCATTTTACGAGGGGCTGGGAGAGAAACCGCTCGGGGTGGTTTCGGCCGTGGGGTTCCTGGGAGACCAGGAAAGAGCCGAGCACGATCCGGTCGAAGCGCGTCGGATTATCAATACGAATTACACCGGTGTGGCCGGTCTCCTCGATATCGTTGCCGGTGATCTCGAAAGGCGAAGAGAGGGGTTTATCATCGGGATCAGCTCGGTCGCCGGTGACCGGGGGAGGGGGAGCAACTACATATACGGATCGGCAAAGGCAGGGCTCACCGCCTATCTATCAGGGCTCAGGAACAGACTATACGGCGCAGGGGTGCATGTCATGACGGTGAAGCCTGGATTCGTCAGGACCAGGATGACCGCAGGCATGAACCTGCCTTCCCTGCTGACATCCACTCCGGAGGCTGTGGCACGGTCGATATACCGGGGGCAGCAGAGGAGACGGAACGTGATTTATACACACTGGATATGGCGCTACATCATGATGCTTGTAGAAGCGGCGCCGGAGTCGCTATTCAAACGGAGCGGAAGGGGTGGGTGA